A portion of the Gemmatimonadota bacterium genome contains these proteins:
- the grpE gene encoding nucleotide exchange factor GrpE → MPVASGRYRADIAERAKAVEWTERTEPKTVVRAEFRRSDRRFEVSMGKEEEAAIESAASPGDAAEVTGTTAEDNDPEAGEDSEAGADSAAGEDSEAGPDHGAEPGNGPAAGAKDQPGGAASGDEADSREPSGGAAVDAEEDEQTRLAEEVLLYKDRLVRLAAEFDNYKKRTGREFTALVKNAGESLITELLPILDNIERALQAPQTSDETRSFAQGFEMIRQQFLEKLEKAGMKEIAAEGTPFDPTRHEAVMAVENEDHPADTVINVVEKGYTLNEKVLRAAKVIVTRAPVKSPDQADQADQADQADQADQADQAETENQDGNQASGSSGR, encoded by the coding sequence ATGCCGGTCGCGTCCGGGCGTTACCGGGCGGACATTGCAGAACGGGCAAAAGCGGTAGAATGGACTGAACGGACTGAACCGAAAACGGTCGTCCGTGCTGAATTCCGGCGTAGTGACAGGAGGTTTGAAGTGTCTATGGGCAAGGAAGAGGAAGCAGCAATCGAGTCTGCGGCGTCGCCCGGTGACGCAGCCGAAGTGACCGGGACCACGGCGGAGGATAACGACCCGGAGGCCGGAGAGGATTCCGAGGCCGGGGCCGATTCCGCGGCCGGAGAGGATTCCGAGGCCGGGCCGGACCATGGCGCCGAACCGGGTAACGGACCGGCGGCCGGGGCGAAGGATCAGCCCGGCGGGGCCGCGTCCGGCGACGAAGCGGACTCCAGGGAGCCATCGGGTGGGGCTGCGGTCGATGCGGAGGAAGATGAACAGACCAGGCTGGCCGAGGAGGTCCTGCTTTACAAGGACCGCCTGGTACGCCTGGCCGCCGAGTTCGACAACTACAAGAAACGGACCGGCCGCGAGTTCACCGCGCTGGTAAAGAACGCGGGTGAATCGCTGATCACCGAGCTGCTGCCCATCCTCGACAACATCGAAAGGGCCCTCCAGGCTCCGCAGACCTCCGACGAGACCCGGTCCTTCGCCCAGGGTTTCGAGATGATCCGGCAGCAATTCCTGGAGAAACTGGAGAAGGCGGGGATGAAGGAGATCGCCGCCGAGGGAACGCCCTTCGATCCCACGCGGCACGAAGCCGTCATGGCCGTAGAAAACGAAGATCACCCGGCCGATACGGTGATCAACGTGGTCGAAAAGGGCTACACACTCAATGAAAAAGTCCTGCGCGCGGCCAAGGTCATCGTAACACGCGCGCCGGTGAAATCACCGGACCAGGCAGACCAGGCGGACCAGGCAGACCAGGCAGACCAGGCAGACCAGGCAGACCAGGCGGAAACGGAGAACCAGGACGGCAACCAGGCGTCGGGATCCAGTGGAAGATGA
- the dnaJ gene encoding molecular chaperone DnaJ, translated as MNKQDYYDTLGVARSASEDEIKKAYRKLAMQYHPDRNPDDKAAEEKFKTAAEAYEVLSDPDKRTRYDRFGHQGVASDFGSGGFQWTDFSHAGDFEDILGNLFGGGIFGDLFGGRTRGRASNRGEDLRVNLKLTLEELAQGVSKTIRIKRYVPCDSCDGVGAADRDGVRTCPTCHGQGQVQQRASSLFGVVMNVTTCPNCQGQGKTIDRPCSACEGQGRQVKTVTVKVDIPTGAGDGNYMRLQGQGHAGIRGGPAGDVLVVIEQESHEYFERQDDDVIYVMPLSFSQAALGDQVEVPTLSGKVRLTIPPGTQFGKVFRLRGKGMPHLNGYGQGDQLVKVIVWTPTELTGREKELYQELSRLHSGKTPENDRGFLNRIRDELFGD; from the coding sequence ATGAATAAACAGGACTACTACGATACCCTGGGCGTGGCGCGCTCGGCATCCGAGGACGAAATCAAGAAGGCGTACCGGAAGCTGGCCATGCAGTATCATCCGGACCGGAACCCGGACGACAAGGCAGCGGAGGAGAAATTCAAAACGGCCGCCGAAGCCTACGAGGTGCTCAGCGATCCGGACAAGCGCACGCGGTACGACCGGTTCGGCCACCAGGGCGTGGCCAGCGACTTCGGATCGGGCGGCTTCCAGTGGACGGACTTTTCCCACGCCGGAGACTTCGAGGACATCCTGGGGAACCTGTTCGGGGGCGGCATATTCGGCGACCTCTTCGGCGGGCGGACCCGTGGGAGGGCAAGCAACCGCGGCGAGGATCTGCGGGTGAACCTCAAGTTGACCCTTGAGGAACTGGCCCAGGGCGTCAGCAAGACGATTCGCATCAAGCGTTACGTGCCCTGCGACAGCTGCGATGGAGTCGGCGCCGCCGACCGGGACGGCGTGCGGACCTGTCCCACCTGCCACGGTCAGGGCCAGGTGCAGCAACGTGCGTCCTCCCTGTTCGGCGTCGTGATGAACGTGACGACCTGCCCGAACTGCCAGGGGCAGGGGAAGACCATCGACCGGCCCTGCAGCGCGTGCGAGGGGCAGGGCAGGCAGGTGAAGACGGTTACGGTCAAGGTGGATATCCCGACCGGCGCCGGCGACGGGAACTACATGCGACTTCAGGGCCAGGGCCACGCGGGGATCCGCGGCGGACCGGCGGGCGACGTGCTCGTCGTCATCGAACAGGAGTCCCACGAGTACTTCGAACGGCAGGACGACGACGTCATCTACGTCATGCCGCTCAGTTTCAGCCAGGCGGCCCTGGGTGACCAGGTCGAAGTCCCGACCCTCTCGGGCAAAGTCCGTCTCACCATCCCCCCCGGTACCCAGTTCGGCAAGGTGTTCCGGCTGCGGGGCAAGGGCATGCCCCACCTCAATGGTTACGGCCAGGGCGACCAGCTCGTAAAGGTCATCGTGTGGACGCCCACGGAACTCACCGGCCGGGAAAAGGAACTGTACCAGGAGTTGTCCCGCCTGCACAGCGGGAAGACACCGGAAAACGACCGGGGATTCCTCAACCGGATCCGGGACGAGTTGTTCGGCGACTGA
- the prmA gene encoding 50S ribosomal protein L11 methyltransferase, with the protein MRHWVEVTIAVSPETEEAIVNAFWELGSSGVQQSGDGSIGTSDRVTGFWPDRPGVDEKLHRVARLWEELRNLGLAEGPCRISTRRVSEDDWSGKWKAQVGPVRVSEGLTVAPPWSEVPQSNRSLVVRINPGTGFGTGGHETTQLCLRQLEKRIRPGDRVLDVGSGSGVLSIAAVLRGASRATGIDIDPETLGNARENARLNGVADRVDLHAGRLDHPAVSGRYRVVVSNISAASLTAMLPGFAAHLHPGGELILSGLLIEEAGSFEALLASEGFSLIERETQGVWWAGAAVPAI; encoded by the coding sequence ATGCGCCACTGGGTTGAAGTCACCATAGCCGTCTCGCCCGAAACCGAAGAAGCGATCGTCAACGCGTTCTGGGAACTGGGGTCCAGCGGGGTCCAGCAATCCGGGGATGGAAGTATCGGCACATCCGATCGCGTAACGGGCTTCTGGCCCGATCGGCCCGGAGTGGACGAGAAACTTCACCGGGTCGCACGCCTGTGGGAGGAACTTCGCAACCTGGGCCTGGCGGAAGGTCCTTGCCGGATCTCCACGCGCAGGGTTTCCGAAGACGACTGGTCCGGGAAATGGAAAGCGCAGGTGGGGCCCGTCCGGGTCTCGGAAGGGCTCACGGTCGCCCCGCCCTGGTCCGAGGTGCCCCAGTCCAATCGCTCGCTCGTGGTGCGGATCAACCCGGGCACCGGGTTCGGCACGGGCGGCCACGAAACCACGCAACTGTGCCTTCGGCAACTGGAAAAGCGGATCAGGCCGGGAGACCGGGTGCTTGATGTGGGATCGGGTTCCGGCGTGCTCTCCATTGCCGCGGTCCTCCGGGGCGCCTCCCGGGCGACGGGCATCGATATCGATCCCGAGACCCTCGGAAACGCGCGCGAGAACGCCCGGCTGAACGGGGTGGCCGACCGTGTCGACCTCCATGCCGGCCGCCTGGATCATCCTGCGGTGAGCGGCCGCTACCGGGTCGTGGTCTCCAATATCAGCGCGGCCAGCCTGACCGCCATGCTTCCCGGTTTCGCAGCCCACCTTCACCCCGGTGGCGAACTGATCCTGTCCGGACTGCTCATCGAGGAAGCCGGGTCATTCGAAGCTTTGCTGGCCAGCGAAGGATTTTCGCTGATCGAGCGGGAGACCCAGGGCGTCTGGTGGGCCGGCGCGGCTGTGCCGGCGATCTGA
- a CDS encoding 16S rRNA (uracil(1498)-N(3))-methyltransferase yields the protein MEFSYVPPERITGNSAFVTDKDEQHHLARSLRKKPGDAVHFVDGEGWIYDGVLVSLKPEIEIQIRDRRRDRETESPEVTLAPSLLKGTRLDTVVEKATELGVSAILPMRTARTVAGGRPAGRQAGQRLDRWRRIALSAMKQSLRARLPRIEPVTSIGDVVGTASSYDLALIAWEEEGERRPGLAAGLDATARRVLLMIGPEGGFAGEEIAMAREAGMVTVSLGRSRLRSDTAAIAGLALLMAALDAP from the coding sequence ATGGAATTCAGCTACGTGCCCCCGGAACGGATCACGGGAAATTCGGCCTTCGTTACCGACAAGGACGAACAGCATCACCTGGCCCGCTCATTGCGGAAGAAACCGGGGGACGCCGTGCATTTCGTGGACGGCGAAGGCTGGATCTACGACGGCGTGCTCGTAAGCTTGAAGCCGGAGATCGAAATCCAGATCCGGGACCGCCGGAGAGACCGGGAGACGGAATCGCCCGAAGTCACGCTCGCACCGTCGCTGCTCAAGGGGACGCGGCTGGACACCGTCGTCGAGAAGGCGACGGAACTGGGTGTTTCCGCCATCCTTCCCATGCGCACCGCCCGGACGGTGGCGGGCGGCAGGCCTGCAGGCAGGCAGGCCGGTCAACGGCTGGACCGCTGGCGGCGCATCGCCCTGAGCGCGATGAAGCAGTCGCTGCGCGCCCGATTGCCCCGAATCGAACCGGTCACGAGCATTGGGGACGTCGTGGGGACCGCGTCATCCTACGACCTGGCCCTCATCGCCTGGGAAGAGGAAGGGGAAAGGCGCCCGGGCCTCGCGGCGGGCCTCGACGCGACGGCAAGACGCGTCCTGCTGATGATCGGTCCCGAGGGCGGTTTCGCCGGGGAGGAGATCGCCATGGCCCGTGAGGCGGGCATGGTGACGGTTTCCCTGGGACGCTCGCGCCTGAGGTCCGACACGGCGGCCATCGCGGGACTGGCCCTGCTCATGGCGGCGCTGGACGCCCCGTGA
- a CDS encoding histidine triad nucleotide-binding protein, whose translation MSECLFCRIVAGSLPTEFVYEDEHVVAFRDINPAAPVHILIVPREHIETVADLGSDGTGVMSRLTAAANRIARETGVDTGGYRLIVNCGPDGGQTVFHLHMHLLGGRKMPELAA comes from the coding sequence ATGTCCGAGTGTCTGTTCTGCCGGATCGTCGCCGGATCGCTGCCCACCGAATTCGTCTACGAAGACGAGCACGTCGTGGCCTTCCGGGACATAAACCCCGCGGCCCCGGTGCATATCCTCATCGTGCCGCGGGAGCATATCGAAACGGTCGCCGACCTGGGCAGCGATGGGACCGGAGTCATGAGCCGGCTCACGGCGGCGGCGAACCGGATCGCCCGGGAAACCGGCGTCGACACCGGCGGATACCGGCTGATCGTCAACTGTGGCCCGGACGGGGGCCAGACCGTTTTCCATCTCCACATGCACCTGCTCGGCGGCCGCAAAATGCCCGAGCTGGCCGCTTGA
- the rpsU gene encoding 30S ribosomal protein S21, translating into MPGIRVREGEPFEKALRRFTKTCEKVGIMSEIRKHQHFEKPSAKRKRKLNAAKRKNQKRLQQERY; encoded by the coding sequence ATGCCAGGTATTCGTGTCAGGGAAGGAGAACCGTTCGAAAAGGCCCTGCGTCGTTTTACCAAGACTTGCGAGAAAGTCGGCATCATGTCTGAAATACGCAAGCATCAGCATTTCGAAAAGCCAAGCGCGAAACGCAAGCGCAAGCTGAACGCGGCGAAGCGGAAGAATCAGAAGCGGCTCCAGCAGGAAAGATACTGA
- a CDS encoding GatB/YqeY domain-containing protein has translation MALKERLTDDMKSALRNRETVRLGLVRMIRAQIKNREIAKGSDLEDEETVEVVSSLIKAKREALEFAVKGDRKDLVAQAEEELEILASYLPEQLSEEEIRSVVQEAIDQSGAAGPGDLGRVMGAVMPRVKGLADGRLVNTIVRECLAGLATQDMQSVQTG, from the coding sequence ATGGCGCTTAAAGAGCGTTTGACGGATGACATGAAGTCGGCACTCAGGAACCGGGAGACCGTACGCCTCGGACTGGTCCGCATGATACGCGCGCAGATCAAGAACCGGGAGATCGCCAAGGGGAGCGACCTGGAGGACGAGGAAACAGTCGAGGTGGTCTCTTCCCTGATCAAGGCCAAGAGAGAAGCGCTGGAATTCGCCGTCAAGGGAGATCGAAAGGACCTGGTCGCCCAGGCCGAAGAAGAGCTGGAGATCCTTGCGTCCTATCTTCCGGAACAGTTGTCCGAGGAAGAGATCAGATCCGTCGTCCAGGAAGCCATCGACCAGTCCGGCGCAGCGGGACCGGGAGACCTGGGCAGGGTCATGGGCGCGGTCATGCCCCGGGTAAAGGGCCTGGCGGACGGCAGGCTCGTCAACACCATCGTGCGGGAATGCCTGGCCGGCCTGGCCACGCAGGACATGCAGTCCGTGCAGACCGGATAA
- a CDS encoding CvpA family protein: MNWIDIAIGILVIFQAATGFGKGIARSLLDLAGIVAAVVISLTQFGLVSDFIGRMTGISTGWLHWFSLFVCLVLSLALANVVTGVAGRSLRGASKSLLDRVAGFLLGGARGCVIASLLLILYAFMPFSGTAKTQLDRSSLAPETMSIIPAIIDTVMDRVAPGSPPIMEKLARYLLTR, from the coding sequence ATGAACTGGATCGATATCGCCATCGGGATCCTCGTAATCTTTCAGGCGGCAACCGGCTTTGGCAAGGGAATCGCCCGGAGTCTGCTCGACCTTGCGGGCATCGTCGCGGCGGTGGTCATTTCCCTGACCCAGTTCGGTCTGGTGTCCGATTTCATCGGGCGCATGACCGGCATTTCCACTGGATGGCTGCACTGGTTCAGCCTGTTCGTCTGCCTGGTCCTGTCGCTCGCGCTGGCCAACGTCGTGACCGGCGTGGCCGGCCGGTCGTTACGGGGCGCTTCAAAGTCCCTTCTCGACCGCGTGGCCGGATTTCTGCTCGGCGGCGCGCGCGGCTGCGTCATCGCGAGCCTGCTGTTGATCCTTTACGCATTCATGCCGTTCTCCGGAACGGCGAAGACCCAGCTTGACCGGTCGTCCCTGGCACCGGAGACCATGTCCATCATACCGGCGATCATCGATACCGTCATGGACCGCGTCGCGCCCGGTTCCCCGCCGATCATGGAGAAACTGGCACGGTACCTGCTAACCAGGTAA
- a CDS encoding endonuclease MutS2 (MutS2; MutS-II; involved in blocking homologous and homeologous recombination; has ATPase activity stimulated by recombination intermediates; inhibits DNA strand exchange): MKIGIPPHTLKVLEFDAVRTMCSERTVSAPGHRRAMSLEPGRDVVVIGNNLQTVTEMRGFLDQAETVPLRGIKDIGGALERAGVAGARMEPQTLLDMADTLRVSRRMRAFGQRLRNRSTAPHVGSLTAGLGDFQEIENSIGQAIDGDGNIRDHASPGLRRIRTDQQTMRERARNWLQRFIQSEAGAKALQEPVITMRDGRYVVPVRMDHRGQVQGVVHDQSASGATVFIEPIGVVEFNNRLRELIVAEGREIERILLSLTDQVHQQVEAITVSYGLLGQLDFFHAAAVLSIDLRAAPPRLNTDGHIVLRNARHPILELSDQCETVVPLNLQVGESAQTLVITGPNMGGKTVALKSIGILTMMAQSGLHIPADDDTEIAVFDSIFADIGDEQSIEANLSTFSAHLVHIRTILEEADDHTLVLLDELGAGTDPSAGSAMGMAILESLTQRGTVTAATTHFDTLKAFATRTAGVENGSMIFDVETLTPSYQFRQGIPGASYALEIGSRLGMPGDVLERASRFMGNAEKRLDEVIMEVDRKHELLVAAQEQADRLRAELDGLKRTYEDQIASYRQKERDTIAAGREKMDRLLKDAQAAIDQAVAAVRREQAAAGAVEASRKTVGDQRARLQRMLDTIDSASSSDGDAGEAAADSTGAAADSAGAAAERAGEAAVEPSVNSGTGPAREAISAGDEVWVASLGQAGSVIQVQGDRLRIRTGRMEITARRSEVRLHKPDPAPSRGKPAGRVEVRMDRPRAALTELDVRGFRAGEAIDAVDRYIDQTTLDDLNEIRILHGKGTGALSSAIQEFLQHHPLVKSSHFAEQRDGGTGVTIVEMKD, translated from the coding sequence ATGAAAATCGGTATACCTCCCCACACGCTGAAAGTACTGGAATTCGACGCCGTCAGGACCATGTGTTCGGAAAGAACGGTCTCCGCACCGGGCCACCGCCGGGCCATGTCCCTGGAACCGGGCAGAGACGTCGTCGTGATCGGGAACAACCTGCAGACCGTCACCGAGATGCGCGGATTCCTGGACCAGGCCGAAACGGTTCCCCTGCGGGGCATCAAGGACATCGGCGGGGCCCTGGAACGGGCCGGCGTGGCCGGAGCAAGAATGGAGCCCCAGACGCTGCTGGACATGGCCGACACCCTCCGGGTAAGCCGGCGCATGCGGGCATTCGGCCAGAGGTTGCGGAATCGTTCCACGGCCCCCCACGTCGGGTCCCTCACAGCCGGACTGGGAGACTTCCAGGAGATCGAAAACTCGATCGGTCAGGCCATCGACGGTGACGGCAACATACGCGACCACGCCAGTCCCGGGTTGCGGCGAATCCGCACGGACCAGCAGACCATGCGGGAGCGCGCGAGAAACTGGCTGCAGCGGTTCATCCAGTCGGAAGCCGGAGCCAAAGCACTGCAGGAACCGGTCATCACCATGCGGGACGGGCGGTACGTGGTCCCGGTACGCATGGACCACCGCGGCCAGGTGCAGGGCGTGGTCCACGACCAGTCGGCCAGCGGCGCCACGGTATTCATAGAACCCATCGGCGTCGTCGAATTCAACAACCGACTGCGCGAACTGATCGTGGCGGAAGGCCGCGAGATCGAGCGCATCCTGCTGTCCCTGACCGACCAGGTACACCAGCAGGTGGAAGCCATAACCGTTTCGTACGGCCTGCTGGGCCAGCTCGACTTCTTTCACGCGGCGGCCGTGCTTTCCATCGACCTCCGGGCCGCGCCGCCTCGGTTGAATACCGACGGGCACATCGTCCTGCGCAACGCCCGGCACCCCATCCTCGAGCTGTCGGACCAGTGCGAAACCGTCGTCCCGTTGAACCTGCAGGTCGGGGAAAGCGCGCAGACGCTCGTGATCACCGGTCCCAACATGGGCGGCAAGACGGTCGCCCTGAAGTCGATCGGCATCCTGACCATGATGGCCCAGTCCGGATTGCACATACCGGCGGACGACGACACCGAAATCGCCGTGTTCGACTCCATCTTCGCGGACATCGGGGACGAGCAGTCGATCGAGGCGAACCTGAGTACCTTCTCGGCCCACCTGGTGCATATCCGGACCATACTGGAGGAGGCTGACGATCACACGCTGGTGCTCCTCGACGAGCTGGGCGCCGGCACGGATCCATCTGCGGGGTCGGCCATGGGCATGGCCATCCTGGAATCGCTGACCCAGCGGGGGACCGTCACCGCGGCCACGACTCACTTCGATACGCTCAAGGCTTTCGCCACCCGGACCGCGGGGGTGGAAAACGGTTCGATGATCTTCGACGTGGAGACCCTGACACCTTCCTACCAGTTCAGGCAGGGCATTCCCGGCGCCAGCTACGCGCTGGAAATCGGCAGCCGGCTCGGCATGCCCGGTGACGTGCTCGAGCGCGCCTCCCGGTTCATGGGCAACGCCGAAAAGCGCCTGGACGAAGTCATCATGGAAGTGGACCGGAAGCACGAACTGCTCGTGGCCGCGCAGGAGCAGGCGGACCGGCTTCGCGCCGAACTGGACGGACTGAAACGGACCTACGAGGACCAGATCGCTTCTTACCGGCAAAAGGAACGCGACACGATCGCCGCCGGCCGGGAGAAGATGGACCGGCTGCTGAAAGACGCCCAGGCCGCCATCGACCAGGCGGTGGCCGCGGTCCGCAGGGAACAGGCCGCGGCCGGGGCCGTCGAGGCATCGCGCAAGACGGTCGGCGACCAGCGCGCGCGGCTCCAGCGCATGCTCGATACCATCGATTCAGCATCTTCTTCGGACGGGGACGCCGGGGAGGCTGCCGCGGACAGTACGGGCGCCGCTGCGGACAGTGCAGGCGCCGCTGCGGAACGCGCCGGGGAGGCCGCCGTGGAACCCTCCGTGAACTCCGGCACGGGACCCGCCCGTGAGGCCATTTCTGCGGGCGACGAGGTGTGGGTGGCGTCGCTGGGACAGGCGGGGAGCGTGATCCAGGTCCAGGGAGACCGGCTGCGCATCCGGACCGGCAGGATGGAGATCACGGCCCGGCGGTCCGAGGTCCGGTTGCATAAACCCGATCCCGCGCCGTCACGGGGAAAACCGGCAGGCCGCGTGGAAGTGCGGATGGACCGTCCACGCGCTGCCCTGACGGAACTGGACGTGCGGGGCTTCCGCGCCGGGGAGGCCATCGACGCCGTGGACCGCTACATCGACCAGACCACCCTTGATGACCTCAACGAAATCCGTATACTTCATGGTAAGGGTACCGGGGCCCTGAGCAGCGCGATCCAGGAGTTTCTGCAACACCACCCCCTGGTCAAGTCTTCCCATTTCGCCGAACAGCGCGACGGGGGGACCGGGGTGACCATCGTGGAGATGAAGGACTGA
- a CDS encoding thioredoxin family protein: MAFTLQLGESAPGFSLPATDGRTYSLDDFSTAETLVVFFTCNHCPYVTGSDEVTRVSAEKFASRGVRFVGINSNSEVTHPDDDFDQMVVRMNVHRFPWVYLRDLSQDTARAYGALRTPHFYVFDRDRSLVYTGRGVDSPRDVDGITVNNLEAALDDVTAGRPVRTALTNPIGCNVKWENQDAHWMPPEACDLV; this comes from the coding sequence ATGGCCTTTACGCTGCAACTGGGCGAATCCGCGCCGGGGTTCTCGCTTCCGGCGACGGACGGCAGGACCTACAGCCTGGACGATTTTTCGACCGCCGAGACGCTGGTGGTGTTCTTCACGTGCAACCACTGTCCCTACGTGACCGGTTCCGACGAAGTGACGCGCGTTTCCGCGGAGAAATTCGCGTCCCGCGGCGTCCGGTTCGTCGGGATCAACTCCAACAGCGAGGTTACCCATCCCGACGACGACTTCGATCAAATGGTCGTACGGATGAACGTCCATCGCTTCCCGTGGGTCTACCTGCGCGACCTGTCCCAGGATACCGCGCGGGCGTACGGCGCCCTCCGGACGCCCCACTTCTACGTCTTCGACCGGGACCGCAGCCTGGTCTACACCGGCCGCGGCGTCGACAGCCCCCGGGACGTGGACGGCATCACGGTGAACAACCTGGAAGCGGCCCTCGACGACGTAACGGCGGGACGTCCCGTGCGGACGGCGCTCACCAACCCCATAGGGTGCAACGTCAAGTGGGAGAACCAGGACGCGCACTGGATGCCGCCGGAGGCGTGCGACCTGGTGTGA
- a CDS encoding DNA primase has protein sequence MRGESALARIPEELVDSIRSQADIVDVVSDYVTLRRSGKNYMGLCPFHDEKTPSFSVNPEKQIFHCFGCGKGGSVFTFLTEHENVTFVEAVHHIARRLNITIPDTHGEREESSEAESLARVTRFAARFFHDRLMNSGRDSIVRRYAERRGLSEETIKSFGLGYAPDSWNDLLSTAQKQGIGADWLVKAGLAKTGEQRTYDAFRKRLIFPIQAPSGRVVGFGGRALSDEDQPKYLNSPESPIYRKSQVLYGLYQARDALRRQGQALVVEGYMDLLGLHEQGIQGVVALCGTALTREQARLLARYGQQAYLVYDSDQAGVRATWRAIEPLVESGLWTRVVRLPEDYDPDSYVREHGQDGFMKLVEQADSLADFMGFHANLQAAGDRDEVFRMLAGLIRKTTNLVHREMYREEAERRFPALQGLLASELRHPGRPGGPGGPGGSGTAGRDRQATHAAPARDGDERVERDLVQLMLSDRTIAELVEGQLEPQDFKYPLYRRIVEQCLAGLGDGGSYDLSGLIDTIGDDEAARVITELINTSDSGVHLEQRARDHIVRIKQKRLKESMARLMEQIKQMETGGRSSELNEAMATYMELKQQEKVLLRSARGD, from the coding sequence ATACGCGGGGAGAGCGCCTTGGCGCGGATACCGGAAGAGCTCGTAGATTCGATCCGTTCGCAGGCAGACATCGTGGACGTCGTGTCCGACTACGTCACGCTGCGCCGATCGGGTAAGAACTACATGGGGCTCTGTCCGTTTCACGACGAGAAGACGCCTTCCTTCAGCGTCAACCCGGAGAAACAGATCTTCCACTGCTTCGGCTGCGGCAAGGGCGGCAGCGTGTTCACCTTCCTCACGGAGCACGAGAACGTCACATTCGTCGAAGCGGTCCACCACATCGCCCGGCGCCTCAACATCACCATACCCGATACGCACGGGGAACGCGAGGAAAGCAGCGAGGCGGAAAGCCTGGCGCGGGTGACCCGGTTCGCCGCCCGGTTCTTCCACGACCGGCTGATGAACAGCGGGCGGGATTCCATCGTCCGGCGGTACGCCGAACGGCGCGGGCTGTCCGAAGAGACGATAAAGTCCTTCGGGCTCGGCTACGCGCCCGATTCCTGGAACGACCTGCTCAGCACCGCCCAAAAACAGGGCATCGGCGCGGACTGGCTCGTCAAGGCCGGATTGGCCAAGACGGGTGAGCAGCGCACCTACGATGCCTTCCGGAAACGGCTCATCTTTCCCATACAGGCGCCGAGCGGCCGCGTGGTCGGATTCGGCGGGCGAGCGCTTTCCGACGAGGACCAGCCCAAGTACCTCAATTCACCCGAATCCCCCATCTACCGGAAGAGCCAGGTGCTCTACGGGCTGTACCAGGCCCGGGACGCGTTGCGGCGGCAGGGACAGGCGCTGGTCGTGGAAGGGTACATGGACCTGCTCGGCCTGCATGAACAAGGGATCCAGGGAGTGGTCGCCCTGTGCGGAACGGCGTTGACGCGGGAACAGGCCCGGCTCCTGGCGCGGTACGGGCAGCAGGCGTACCTCGTCTACGATTCGGACCAGGCCGGCGTACGGGCGACCTGGCGCGCCATCGAGCCCCTGGTGGAAAGTGGGCTCTGGACCCGCGTCGTGCGGCTGCCGGAGGACTACGACCCTGACTCCTACGTGCGGGAACACGGGCAGGACGGGTTCATGAAACTCGTCGAACAGGCCGATTCCCTGGCCGATTTCATGGGCTTTCACGCCAATCTCCAGGCAGCGGGCGATCGGGACGAAGTGTTCCGGATGCTGGCCGGCCTGATCCGAAAGACGACGAACCTGGTCCACCGGGAAATGTACCGGGAAGAAGCCGAACGCCGGTTTCCGGCGCTGCAGGGCCTGCTGGCCTCTGAGCTGCGGCACCCAGGCAGACCGGGCGGACCGGGCGGACCGGGCGGTTCGGGCACCGCGGGGCGTGATCGCCAGGCGACCCACGCTGCGCCGGCGCGGGACGGCGACGAGCGGGTGGAACGGGACCTGGTCCAGCTCATGCTCAGCGACCGGACCATCGCCGAACTCGTCGAAGGCCAGCTGGAGCCGCAGGACTTCAAGTATCCCCTGTACCGCCGGATCGTCGAACAGTGTCTCGCCGGACTGGGCGACGGGGGATCCTACGACCTTTCCGGCCTGATCGATACCATCGGCGACGACGAGGCCGCACGGGTGATCACGGAACTGATCAACACGTCGGACTCCGGCGTTCACCTGGAGCAGAGGGCCCGGGACCATATCGTCCGGATCAAGCAGAAACGGCTCAAGGAAAGCATGGCCCGCCTGATGGAACAGATCAAGCAAATGGAAACGGGAGGGCGAAGCAGCGAATTGAACGAAGCCATGGCCACCTACATGGAACTCAAGCAACAGGAAAAAGTCCTGCTGCGGTCGGCCCGCGGCGACTGA